In the genome of Patagioenas fasciata isolate bPatFas1 chromosome 12, bPatFas1.hap1, whole genome shotgun sequence, one region contains:
- the KIF23 gene encoding kinesin-like protein KIF23 isoform X6, whose protein sequence is MATVRPRGHGDMRAAARTPRRPVPKKPSNPSLKDPVGVYCRVRPLSRPDQECCIEVINETTVQIHPPDGYRIFRNGEYRETQYSFKEVFGTLVVQKKLFDVVAKPLVEDLIRGKNGLLFTYGVTGSGKTHTMTGSPGDGGLLPRCLDMIFNSIGPFQAKRFVFKLDDKNGVDVQCEVDALLERQKRDAMPVPKTPSGKRQIDPEFADMINVQDHCKVEDVDEDNVYSVFVSYIEIYNNYIYDLLEEAPFEPIKPKPPQSKILREDQNHNMYVMGCTEVEVKSTEEAFEVFWRGQKKRRIADTQLNRESSRSHSVFIIKLAQAPLDADGDNVLQEKEQITLSQLSLVDLAGSERTNRTKAEGNRLREAGNINQSLMTLRTCIEVLRENQMYGMNKMVPYRDSKLTHLFKNYFDGEGKVRMIVCVNPKAEDYEESLQVMRFAEMTQEVEVARPVDRALCGLTPGRRLRNQAFQEELSRKLEMRGGPINEETEEQSVAEMFLQSLPPLPSCELLDINDDQTLPKLIEVLEKRHKLRQMLSEEFAKNVLAFKTMLQEFDSSVVAKENYLQGKLSEKDKTIARQKTDVERLEKKIKTLEYKIEILEKTTTIYEEDKRNLQQELESKSQKLQRQASDKRRLEARLQGMVAETTMKWEKECERRVAAKQLEMQNKLWVKDEKLKQLKAIVTEPRNEKPERPSRERDREKPVQRSVSPSPVPISSNFITQVPNSQRPVSNPQLHRRSNSCSSISVASCVMEWEQKTPSHKHTSGTSNARSRQQEPEQSRDSNTSDRRRGMCWTGVIEVPRRRHELEIEEDQCCRGDVFKTRGGGQAVQFTEIETLKQESPTGRKRRSSPSNPDPAEDATDSAWTDVETRCSVAVEMRAGSVLGPGYQHHAQPKRRKP, encoded by the exons GGCCAGGACGCCGCGCAGACCGGTGCCCAAGAAACCGTCCAACCCCAGCCTGAAGGATCCCGTGGGG GTGTACTGCAGGGTGCGACCGCTCAGCCGCCCGGACCAGGAGTGCTGCATCGAGGTGATCAACGAGACCACGGTGCAGATCCACCCGCCCGATGGATACAGGATATTCCGCAACGGGGAGTACCGGGAG ACACAGTACTCATTTAAAGAAGTGTTTGGCACCCTTGTTGTTCAGAAGAAGCTTTTTGACGTGGTGGCTAAACCTCTAGTGGAAGACCTCATTCGTGGGAAAAATG GTCTTCTTTTTACCTATGGTGTGACGGGCAGCGGGAAGACTCACACCATGACGGGATCTCCTGGGGACGGAGGGCTTCTCCCACGCTGCCTCGACATGATCTTCAACAGCATCGGACCCTTCCAGGCCAAGCGATTT GTTTTTAAGCTTGATGACAAGAATGGTGTGGATGTTCAGTGTGAAGTAGATGCTCTATTAGAGCGCCAGAAGAGAGATGCCATGCCTGTTCCAAAAACTCCATCTGGCAA GCGACAAATAGATCCGGAATTTGCTGACATGATCAATGTGCAAGATCACTGCAAAGTGGAAGATGTTGATGAAGATAATGTCTACAGTGTCTTTGTCTCTTATATTGAGATCTACAACAACTACATATACGACCTCTTGGAGGAAGCTCCATTTGAGCCTATAAAACCCAA ACCTCCACAATCAAAAATTCTCCGTGAGGATCAGAATCACAACATGTACGTTATGGGATGCACAGAAGTAGAGGTGAAATCTacagaagaagcttttgaagtatTTTGGAGAG GTCAGAAGAAGAGGCGGATTGCAGACACTCAGCTGAATCGAGAATCCAGTCGCTCTCACAGTGTTTTTATTATAAAGTTGGCTCAGGCACCACTGGATGCAGATGGAGACAATGTGCTACAG GAGAAAGAGCAGATTACTTTAAGCCAGCTGTCTTTAGTCGATCTGGCTGGAAGTGAAAGAACTAATCGAACAAAAGCTGAAGGGAACAGGTTACGAGAAGCAG gCAACATTAATCAGTCACTAATGAcattaaggacatgtattgaagtTCTACGGGAAAACCAGATGTATGGAATGAATAAG ATGGTCCCGTACAGAGATTCCAAACTGACTCACCTCTTCAAGAACTATTTTGACGGTGAAGGAAAAGTGCGGATGATTGTGTGCGTGAATCCGAAAGCTGAGGACTACGAGGAGAGCCTG CAAGTCATGCGCTTTGCAGAGATGACGCAGGAAGTGGAGGTTGCGAGGCCCGTTGACAGAGCCCTGTGTGGGCTGACGCCGGGACGGCGCCTCAGGAACCAGGCGTTCCAGGAGGAGCTCTCGCGCAAGCTAGAGATGCGGGGTGGCCCCATAAATGAAG AAACAGAAGAGCAATCTGTTGCAGAAATGTTTTTGCAGAGCCTACCCCCATTGCCTTCGTGTGAGCTATTGGACATTAATGACGATCAAACGCTTCCAAAGCTTATTGAAGTCCTGGAAAAACGCCATAAACTACGACAGATGTTATCAGAAGAGTTTGCCAAAAATG TACTCGCATTTAAAACAATGCTGCAAGAATTTGACTCCAGTGTTGTAGCCAAGGAAAACTATCTTCAAGGAAAACTGTctgaaaaagacaaaacaatagCAAGACAGAAAACAGACGTAGAACGCctggagaagaaaattaaaactcTGGAATACAAG ATTGAGATTTTAGAGAAAACCACAACAATTTATGAAGAAGATAAGCGTAATCTTCAGCAAGAACTAGAAAGCAAGAGCCAGAAACTGCAGCGTCAGGCTTCTGACAAGCGCAGGCTGGAGGCACGGCTGCAAGGCATGGTGGCAGAAACAACCATGAAGTGGGAGAAGGAGTGT GAGCGTCGTGTAGCAGCGAAGCAGCTGGAGATGCAGAACAAGCTTTGGGTCAAAGACGAAAAACTGAAGCAACTGAAGGCCATCGTCACTGAACCAAGAAATGAAAAGCCAGAGCGGCCTTCACGGGAGAGAGACCGAGAGAAGCCCGTCCAGAGATCAGTGTCTCCGTCACCAGTGCCT ATTTCTAGTAACTTTATTACTCAGGTTCCTAACAGCCAGCGGCCTGTGAGCAACCCGCAGCTGCACAGACGTTCTAATTCTTGTAGcagcatttctgtggcctcctgtGTCATGGAGTGGGAGCAGAAAACCCCTTCGCACAAGCACACCAGTGGCACTTCTAATGCGAGGAGTAGACAGCAAGAACCAGAACAAAGTAGAGACTCTAACACCTCAGACAGAAGGCGAGGGATGTGCTGGACTGGAGTCATTGAGGTTCCCAGGCGTAGACATGAGCTAGAAATAGAAGAGGATCAATGCTGCAGG GGTGATGTTTTCAAAACCAGGGGTGGTGGACAGGCTGTGCAGTTCACAGAGATAGAGACTCTGAAGCAAGAATCTCCAACTGG TCGAAAGCGAAGATCTTCCCCTTCCAATCCTGACCCAGCTGAGGATGCTACAGACTCTGCATGGACTGATGTAGAAACCAGA TGTTCTGTGGCAGTGGAAATGAGGGCAGGATCAGTTCTTGGACCTGGATATCAGCATCATG
- the KIF23 gene encoding kinesin-like protein KIF23 isoform X1 yields MATVRPRGHGDMRAAARTPRRPVPKKPSNPSLKDPVGVYCRVRPLSRPDQECCIEVINETTVQIHPPDGYRIFRNGEYRETQYSFKEVFGTLVVQKKLFDVVAKPLVEDLIRGKNGLLFTYGVTGSGKTHTMTGSPGDGGLLPRCLDMIFNSIGPFQAKRFVFKLDDKNGVDVQCEVDALLERQKRDAMPVPKTPSGKRQIDPEFADMINVQDHCKVEDVDEDNVYSVFVSYIEIYNNYIYDLLEEAPFEPIKPKWNNCNTPVRNGDFIPPQSKILREDQNHNMYVMGCTEVEVKSTEEAFEVFWRGQKKRRIADTQLNRESSRSHSVFIIKLAQAPLDADGDNVLQEKEQITLSQLSLVDLAGSERTNRTKAEGNRLREAGNINQSLMTLRTCIEVLRENQMYGMNKMVPYRDSKLTHLFKNYFDGEGKVRMIVCVNPKAEDYEESLQVMRFAEMTQEVEVARPVDRALCGLTPGRRLRNQAFQEELSRKLEMRGGPINEETEEQSVAEMFLQSLPPLPSCELLDINDDQTLPKLIEVLEKRHKLRQMLSEEFAKNVLAFKTMLQEFDSSVVAKENYLQGKLSEKDKTIARQKTDVERLEKKIKTLEYKIEILEKTTTIYEEDKRNLQQELESKSQKLQRQASDKRRLEARLQGMVAETTMKWEKECERRVAAKQLEMQNKLWVKDEKLKQLKAIVTEPRNEKPERPSRERDREKPVQRSVSPSPVPISSNFITQVPNSQRPVSNPQLHRRSNSCSSISVASCVMEWEQKTPSHKHTSGTSNARSRQQEPEQSRDSNTSDRRRGMCWTGVIEVPRRRHELEIEEDQCCRNAPPVRLRHRRSRSAGERWVDHKPPSNLPTETVMQPHVPHAITVAAASEKALAKCDKYMLTHQELASDGEIETKLIKGDVFKTRGGGQAVQFTEIETLKQESPTGRKRRSSPSNPDPAEDATDSAWTDVETRCSVAVEMRAGSVLGPGYQHHAQPKRRKP; encoded by the exons GGCCAGGACGCCGCGCAGACCGGTGCCCAAGAAACCGTCCAACCCCAGCCTGAAGGATCCCGTGGGG GTGTACTGCAGGGTGCGACCGCTCAGCCGCCCGGACCAGGAGTGCTGCATCGAGGTGATCAACGAGACCACGGTGCAGATCCACCCGCCCGATGGATACAGGATATTCCGCAACGGGGAGTACCGGGAG ACACAGTACTCATTTAAAGAAGTGTTTGGCACCCTTGTTGTTCAGAAGAAGCTTTTTGACGTGGTGGCTAAACCTCTAGTGGAAGACCTCATTCGTGGGAAAAATG GTCTTCTTTTTACCTATGGTGTGACGGGCAGCGGGAAGACTCACACCATGACGGGATCTCCTGGGGACGGAGGGCTTCTCCCACGCTGCCTCGACATGATCTTCAACAGCATCGGACCCTTCCAGGCCAAGCGATTT GTTTTTAAGCTTGATGACAAGAATGGTGTGGATGTTCAGTGTGAAGTAGATGCTCTATTAGAGCGCCAGAAGAGAGATGCCATGCCTGTTCCAAAAACTCCATCTGGCAA GCGACAAATAGATCCGGAATTTGCTGACATGATCAATGTGCAAGATCACTGCAAAGTGGAAGATGTTGATGAAGATAATGTCTACAGTGTCTTTGTCTCTTATATTGAGATCTACAACAACTACATATACGACCTCTTGGAGGAAGCTCCATTTGAGCCTATAAAACCCAA GTGGAACAATTGCAACACTCCTGTGCGAAATGGTGACTTTAT ACCTCCACAATCAAAAATTCTCCGTGAGGATCAGAATCACAACATGTACGTTATGGGATGCACAGAAGTAGAGGTGAAATCTacagaagaagcttttgaagtatTTTGGAGAG GTCAGAAGAAGAGGCGGATTGCAGACACTCAGCTGAATCGAGAATCCAGTCGCTCTCACAGTGTTTTTATTATAAAGTTGGCTCAGGCACCACTGGATGCAGATGGAGACAATGTGCTACAG GAGAAAGAGCAGATTACTTTAAGCCAGCTGTCTTTAGTCGATCTGGCTGGAAGTGAAAGAACTAATCGAACAAAAGCTGAAGGGAACAGGTTACGAGAAGCAG gCAACATTAATCAGTCACTAATGAcattaaggacatgtattgaagtTCTACGGGAAAACCAGATGTATGGAATGAATAAG ATGGTCCCGTACAGAGATTCCAAACTGACTCACCTCTTCAAGAACTATTTTGACGGTGAAGGAAAAGTGCGGATGATTGTGTGCGTGAATCCGAAAGCTGAGGACTACGAGGAGAGCCTG CAAGTCATGCGCTTTGCAGAGATGACGCAGGAAGTGGAGGTTGCGAGGCCCGTTGACAGAGCCCTGTGTGGGCTGACGCCGGGACGGCGCCTCAGGAACCAGGCGTTCCAGGAGGAGCTCTCGCGCAAGCTAGAGATGCGGGGTGGCCCCATAAATGAAG AAACAGAAGAGCAATCTGTTGCAGAAATGTTTTTGCAGAGCCTACCCCCATTGCCTTCGTGTGAGCTATTGGACATTAATGACGATCAAACGCTTCCAAAGCTTATTGAAGTCCTGGAAAAACGCCATAAACTACGACAGATGTTATCAGAAGAGTTTGCCAAAAATG TACTCGCATTTAAAACAATGCTGCAAGAATTTGACTCCAGTGTTGTAGCCAAGGAAAACTATCTTCAAGGAAAACTGTctgaaaaagacaaaacaatagCAAGACAGAAAACAGACGTAGAACGCctggagaagaaaattaaaactcTGGAATACAAG ATTGAGATTTTAGAGAAAACCACAACAATTTATGAAGAAGATAAGCGTAATCTTCAGCAAGAACTAGAAAGCAAGAGCCAGAAACTGCAGCGTCAGGCTTCTGACAAGCGCAGGCTGGAGGCACGGCTGCAAGGCATGGTGGCAGAAACAACCATGAAGTGGGAGAAGGAGTGT GAGCGTCGTGTAGCAGCGAAGCAGCTGGAGATGCAGAACAAGCTTTGGGTCAAAGACGAAAAACTGAAGCAACTGAAGGCCATCGTCACTGAACCAAGAAATGAAAAGCCAGAGCGGCCTTCACGGGAGAGAGACCGAGAGAAGCCCGTCCAGAGATCAGTGTCTCCGTCACCAGTGCCT ATTTCTAGTAACTTTATTACTCAGGTTCCTAACAGCCAGCGGCCTGTGAGCAACCCGCAGCTGCACAGACGTTCTAATTCTTGTAGcagcatttctgtggcctcctgtGTCATGGAGTGGGAGCAGAAAACCCCTTCGCACAAGCACACCAGTGGCACTTCTAATGCGAGGAGTAGACAGCAAGAACCAGAACAAAGTAGAGACTCTAACACCTCAGACAGAAGGCGAGGGATGTGCTGGACTGGAGTCATTGAGGTTCCCAGGCGTAGACATGAGCTAGAAATAGAAGAGGATCAATGCTGCAGG AACGCGCCTCCGGTTCGCCTCAGACACAGACGCTCACGCTCAGCTGGGGAGCGCTGGGTGGATCACAAACCACCTTCTAACCTGCCCACTGAGACGGTCATGCAGCCGCACGTCCCCCACGCCATCACGGTGGCGGCCGCCAGCGAAAAGGCGCTGGCCAAGTGCGACAAGTACATGCTGACGCACCAGGAGCTGGCCTCTGATGGGGAGATTGAGACCAAACTGATTAAG GGTGATGTTTTCAAAACCAGGGGTGGTGGACAGGCTGTGCAGTTCACAGAGATAGAGACTCTGAAGCAAGAATCTCCAACTGG TCGAAAGCGAAGATCTTCCCCTTCCAATCCTGACCCAGCTGAGGATGCTACAGACTCTGCATGGACTGATGTAGAAACCAGA TGTTCTGTGGCAGTGGAAATGAGGGCAGGATCAGTTCTTGGACCTGGATATCAGCATCATG
- the KIF23 gene encoding kinesin-like protein KIF23 isoform X2: MATVRPRGHGDMRAAARTPRRPVPKKPSNPSLKDPVGVYCRVRPLSRPDQECCIEVINETTVQIHPPDGYRIFRNGEYRETQYSFKEVFGTLVVQKKLFDVVAKPLVEDLIRGKNGLLFTYGVTGSGKTHTMTGSPGDGGLLPRCLDMIFNSIGPFQAKRFVFKLDDKNGVDVQCEVDALLERQKRDAMPVPKTPSGKRQIDPEFADMINVQDHCKVEDVDEDNVYSVFVSYIEIYNNYIYDLLEEAPFEPIKPKPPQSKILREDQNHNMYVMGCTEVEVKSTEEAFEVFWRGQKKRRIADTQLNRESSRSHSVFIIKLAQAPLDADGDNVLQEKEQITLSQLSLVDLAGSERTNRTKAEGNRLREAGNINQSLMTLRTCIEVLRENQMYGMNKMVPYRDSKLTHLFKNYFDGEGKVRMIVCVNPKAEDYEESLQVMRFAEMTQEVEVARPVDRALCGLTPGRRLRNQAFQEELSRKLEMRGGPINEETEEQSVAEMFLQSLPPLPSCELLDINDDQTLPKLIEVLEKRHKLRQMLSEEFAKNVLAFKTMLQEFDSSVVAKENYLQGKLSEKDKTIARQKTDVERLEKKIKTLEYKIEILEKTTTIYEEDKRNLQQELESKSQKLQRQASDKRRLEARLQGMVAETTMKWEKECERRVAAKQLEMQNKLWVKDEKLKQLKAIVTEPRNEKPERPSRERDREKPVQRSVSPSPVPISSNFITQVPNSQRPVSNPQLHRRSNSCSSISVASCVMEWEQKTPSHKHTSGTSNARSRQQEPEQSRDSNTSDRRRGMCWTGVIEVPRRRHELEIEEDQCCRNAPPVRLRHRRSRSAGERWVDHKPPSNLPTETVMQPHVPHAITVAAASEKALAKCDKYMLTHQELASDGEIETKLIKGDVFKTRGGGQAVQFTEIETLKQESPTGRKRRSSPSNPDPAEDATDSAWTDVETRCSVAVEMRAGSVLGPGYQHHAQPKRRKP, from the exons GGCCAGGACGCCGCGCAGACCGGTGCCCAAGAAACCGTCCAACCCCAGCCTGAAGGATCCCGTGGGG GTGTACTGCAGGGTGCGACCGCTCAGCCGCCCGGACCAGGAGTGCTGCATCGAGGTGATCAACGAGACCACGGTGCAGATCCACCCGCCCGATGGATACAGGATATTCCGCAACGGGGAGTACCGGGAG ACACAGTACTCATTTAAAGAAGTGTTTGGCACCCTTGTTGTTCAGAAGAAGCTTTTTGACGTGGTGGCTAAACCTCTAGTGGAAGACCTCATTCGTGGGAAAAATG GTCTTCTTTTTACCTATGGTGTGACGGGCAGCGGGAAGACTCACACCATGACGGGATCTCCTGGGGACGGAGGGCTTCTCCCACGCTGCCTCGACATGATCTTCAACAGCATCGGACCCTTCCAGGCCAAGCGATTT GTTTTTAAGCTTGATGACAAGAATGGTGTGGATGTTCAGTGTGAAGTAGATGCTCTATTAGAGCGCCAGAAGAGAGATGCCATGCCTGTTCCAAAAACTCCATCTGGCAA GCGACAAATAGATCCGGAATTTGCTGACATGATCAATGTGCAAGATCACTGCAAAGTGGAAGATGTTGATGAAGATAATGTCTACAGTGTCTTTGTCTCTTATATTGAGATCTACAACAACTACATATACGACCTCTTGGAGGAAGCTCCATTTGAGCCTATAAAACCCAA ACCTCCACAATCAAAAATTCTCCGTGAGGATCAGAATCACAACATGTACGTTATGGGATGCACAGAAGTAGAGGTGAAATCTacagaagaagcttttgaagtatTTTGGAGAG GTCAGAAGAAGAGGCGGATTGCAGACACTCAGCTGAATCGAGAATCCAGTCGCTCTCACAGTGTTTTTATTATAAAGTTGGCTCAGGCACCACTGGATGCAGATGGAGACAATGTGCTACAG GAGAAAGAGCAGATTACTTTAAGCCAGCTGTCTTTAGTCGATCTGGCTGGAAGTGAAAGAACTAATCGAACAAAAGCTGAAGGGAACAGGTTACGAGAAGCAG gCAACATTAATCAGTCACTAATGAcattaaggacatgtattgaagtTCTACGGGAAAACCAGATGTATGGAATGAATAAG ATGGTCCCGTACAGAGATTCCAAACTGACTCACCTCTTCAAGAACTATTTTGACGGTGAAGGAAAAGTGCGGATGATTGTGTGCGTGAATCCGAAAGCTGAGGACTACGAGGAGAGCCTG CAAGTCATGCGCTTTGCAGAGATGACGCAGGAAGTGGAGGTTGCGAGGCCCGTTGACAGAGCCCTGTGTGGGCTGACGCCGGGACGGCGCCTCAGGAACCAGGCGTTCCAGGAGGAGCTCTCGCGCAAGCTAGAGATGCGGGGTGGCCCCATAAATGAAG AAACAGAAGAGCAATCTGTTGCAGAAATGTTTTTGCAGAGCCTACCCCCATTGCCTTCGTGTGAGCTATTGGACATTAATGACGATCAAACGCTTCCAAAGCTTATTGAAGTCCTGGAAAAACGCCATAAACTACGACAGATGTTATCAGAAGAGTTTGCCAAAAATG TACTCGCATTTAAAACAATGCTGCAAGAATTTGACTCCAGTGTTGTAGCCAAGGAAAACTATCTTCAAGGAAAACTGTctgaaaaagacaaaacaatagCAAGACAGAAAACAGACGTAGAACGCctggagaagaaaattaaaactcTGGAATACAAG ATTGAGATTTTAGAGAAAACCACAACAATTTATGAAGAAGATAAGCGTAATCTTCAGCAAGAACTAGAAAGCAAGAGCCAGAAACTGCAGCGTCAGGCTTCTGACAAGCGCAGGCTGGAGGCACGGCTGCAAGGCATGGTGGCAGAAACAACCATGAAGTGGGAGAAGGAGTGT GAGCGTCGTGTAGCAGCGAAGCAGCTGGAGATGCAGAACAAGCTTTGGGTCAAAGACGAAAAACTGAAGCAACTGAAGGCCATCGTCACTGAACCAAGAAATGAAAAGCCAGAGCGGCCTTCACGGGAGAGAGACCGAGAGAAGCCCGTCCAGAGATCAGTGTCTCCGTCACCAGTGCCT ATTTCTAGTAACTTTATTACTCAGGTTCCTAACAGCCAGCGGCCTGTGAGCAACCCGCAGCTGCACAGACGTTCTAATTCTTGTAGcagcatttctgtggcctcctgtGTCATGGAGTGGGAGCAGAAAACCCCTTCGCACAAGCACACCAGTGGCACTTCTAATGCGAGGAGTAGACAGCAAGAACCAGAACAAAGTAGAGACTCTAACACCTCAGACAGAAGGCGAGGGATGTGCTGGACTGGAGTCATTGAGGTTCCCAGGCGTAGACATGAGCTAGAAATAGAAGAGGATCAATGCTGCAGG AACGCGCCTCCGGTTCGCCTCAGACACAGACGCTCACGCTCAGCTGGGGAGCGCTGGGTGGATCACAAACCACCTTCTAACCTGCCCACTGAGACGGTCATGCAGCCGCACGTCCCCCACGCCATCACGGTGGCGGCCGCCAGCGAAAAGGCGCTGGCCAAGTGCGACAAGTACATGCTGACGCACCAGGAGCTGGCCTCTGATGGGGAGATTGAGACCAAACTGATTAAG GGTGATGTTTTCAAAACCAGGGGTGGTGGACAGGCTGTGCAGTTCACAGAGATAGAGACTCTGAAGCAAGAATCTCCAACTGG TCGAAAGCGAAGATCTTCCCCTTCCAATCCTGACCCAGCTGAGGATGCTACAGACTCTGCATGGACTGATGTAGAAACCAGA TGTTCTGTGGCAGTGGAAATGAGGGCAGGATCAGTTCTTGGACCTGGATATCAGCATCATG
- the KIF23 gene encoding kinesin-like protein KIF23 isoform X5, producing the protein MATVRPRGHGDMRAAARTPRRPVPKKPSNPSLKDPVGVYCRVRPLSRPDQECCIEVINETTVQIHPPDGYRIFRNGEYRETQYSFKEVFGTLVVQKKLFDVVAKPLVEDLIRGKNGLLFTYGVTGSGKTHTMTGSPGDGGLLPRCLDMIFNSIGPFQAKRFVFKLDDKNGVDVQCEVDALLERQKRDAMPVPKTPSGKRQIDPEFADMINVQDHCKVEDVDEDNVYSVFVSYIEIYNNYIYDLLEEAPFEPIKPKWNNCNTPVRNGDFIPPQSKILREDQNHNMYVMGCTEVEVKSTEEAFEVFWRGQKKRRIADTQLNRESSRSHSVFIIKLAQAPLDADGDNVLQEKEQITLSQLSLVDLAGSERTNRTKAEGNRLREAGNINQSLMTLRTCIEVLRENQMYGMNKMVPYRDSKLTHLFKNYFDGEGKVRMIVCVNPKAEDYEESLQVMRFAEMTQEVEVARPVDRALCGLTPGRRLRNQAFQEELSRKLEMRGGPINEETEEQSVAEMFLQSLPPLPSCELLDINDDQTLPKLIEVLEKRHKLRQMLSEEFAKNVLAFKTMLQEFDSSVVAKENYLQGKLSEKDKTIARQKTDVERLEKKIKTLEYKIEILEKTTTIYEEDKRNLQQELESKSQKLQRQASDKRRLEARLQGMVAETTMKWEKECERRVAAKQLEMQNKLWVKDEKLKQLKAIVTEPRNEKPERPSRERDREKPVQRSVSPSPVPGDVFKTRGGGQAVQFTEIETLKQESPTGRKRRSSPSNPDPAEDATDSAWTDVETRCSVAVEMRAGSVLGPGYQHHAQPKRRKP; encoded by the exons GGCCAGGACGCCGCGCAGACCGGTGCCCAAGAAACCGTCCAACCCCAGCCTGAAGGATCCCGTGGGG GTGTACTGCAGGGTGCGACCGCTCAGCCGCCCGGACCAGGAGTGCTGCATCGAGGTGATCAACGAGACCACGGTGCAGATCCACCCGCCCGATGGATACAGGATATTCCGCAACGGGGAGTACCGGGAG ACACAGTACTCATTTAAAGAAGTGTTTGGCACCCTTGTTGTTCAGAAGAAGCTTTTTGACGTGGTGGCTAAACCTCTAGTGGAAGACCTCATTCGTGGGAAAAATG GTCTTCTTTTTACCTATGGTGTGACGGGCAGCGGGAAGACTCACACCATGACGGGATCTCCTGGGGACGGAGGGCTTCTCCCACGCTGCCTCGACATGATCTTCAACAGCATCGGACCCTTCCAGGCCAAGCGATTT GTTTTTAAGCTTGATGACAAGAATGGTGTGGATGTTCAGTGTGAAGTAGATGCTCTATTAGAGCGCCAGAAGAGAGATGCCATGCCTGTTCCAAAAACTCCATCTGGCAA GCGACAAATAGATCCGGAATTTGCTGACATGATCAATGTGCAAGATCACTGCAAAGTGGAAGATGTTGATGAAGATAATGTCTACAGTGTCTTTGTCTCTTATATTGAGATCTACAACAACTACATATACGACCTCTTGGAGGAAGCTCCATTTGAGCCTATAAAACCCAA GTGGAACAATTGCAACACTCCTGTGCGAAATGGTGACTTTAT ACCTCCACAATCAAAAATTCTCCGTGAGGATCAGAATCACAACATGTACGTTATGGGATGCACAGAAGTAGAGGTGAAATCTacagaagaagcttttgaagtatTTTGGAGAG GTCAGAAGAAGAGGCGGATTGCAGACACTCAGCTGAATCGAGAATCCAGTCGCTCTCACAGTGTTTTTATTATAAAGTTGGCTCAGGCACCACTGGATGCAGATGGAGACAATGTGCTACAG GAGAAAGAGCAGATTACTTTAAGCCAGCTGTCTTTAGTCGATCTGGCTGGAAGTGAAAGAACTAATCGAACAAAAGCTGAAGGGAACAGGTTACGAGAAGCAG gCAACATTAATCAGTCACTAATGAcattaaggacatgtattgaagtTCTACGGGAAAACCAGATGTATGGAATGAATAAG ATGGTCCCGTACAGAGATTCCAAACTGACTCACCTCTTCAAGAACTATTTTGACGGTGAAGGAAAAGTGCGGATGATTGTGTGCGTGAATCCGAAAGCTGAGGACTACGAGGAGAGCCTG CAAGTCATGCGCTTTGCAGAGATGACGCAGGAAGTGGAGGTTGCGAGGCCCGTTGACAGAGCCCTGTGTGGGCTGACGCCGGGACGGCGCCTCAGGAACCAGGCGTTCCAGGAGGAGCTCTCGCGCAAGCTAGAGATGCGGGGTGGCCCCATAAATGAAG AAACAGAAGAGCAATCTGTTGCAGAAATGTTTTTGCAGAGCCTACCCCCATTGCCTTCGTGTGAGCTATTGGACATTAATGACGATCAAACGCTTCCAAAGCTTATTGAAGTCCTGGAAAAACGCCATAAACTACGACAGATGTTATCAGAAGAGTTTGCCAAAAATG TACTCGCATTTAAAACAATGCTGCAAGAATTTGACTCCAGTGTTGTAGCCAAGGAAAACTATCTTCAAGGAAAACTGTctgaaaaagacaaaacaatagCAAGACAGAAAACAGACGTAGAACGCctggagaagaaaattaaaactcTGGAATACAAG ATTGAGATTTTAGAGAAAACCACAACAATTTATGAAGAAGATAAGCGTAATCTTCAGCAAGAACTAGAAAGCAAGAGCCAGAAACTGCAGCGTCAGGCTTCTGACAAGCGCAGGCTGGAGGCACGGCTGCAAGGCATGGTGGCAGAAACAACCATGAAGTGGGAGAAGGAGTGT GAGCGTCGTGTAGCAGCGAAGCAGCTGGAGATGCAGAACAAGCTTTGGGTCAAAGACGAAAAACTGAAGCAACTGAAGGCCATCGTCACTGAACCAAGAAATGAAAAGCCAGAGCGGCCTTCACGGGAGAGAGACCGAGAGAAGCCCGTCCAGAGATCAGTGTCTCCGTCACCAGTGCCT GGTGATGTTTTCAAAACCAGGGGTGGTGGACAGGCTGTGCAGTTCACAGAGATAGAGACTCTGAAGCAAGAATCTCCAACTGG TCGAAAGCGAAGATCTTCCCCTTCCAATCCTGACCCAGCTGAGGATGCTACAGACTCTGCATGGACTGATGTAGAAACCAGA TGTTCTGTGGCAGTGGAAATGAGGGCAGGATCAGTTCTTGGACCTGGATATCAGCATCATG